A DNA window from Macadamia integrifolia cultivar HAES 741 chromosome 4, SCU_Mint_v3, whole genome shotgun sequence contains the following coding sequences:
- the LOC122077489 gene encoding uncharacterized protein LOC122077489, producing MDQHVEDVHHGIKIWSEQPKAITIEDIRLYCHKLQTHAMLHEEGEYSTSNNNQGWQKVTYAKRQRKNSAKNSDAGFDLGKFHLNGSVGGEKSNVFQSIEQKSEERRRALEVQKAAAAAVASAGAVVPRSKHHFDDDGDDSDVEASGGVENGTVEAKKPKAPKITVADAASKIDASHLNAYLIDATASYESQQDIQLMRFADYFGRAFSGVSAAQFPWTKIFKESPVAKIVDIPLSHISEAVYKTSTDWINQRSSDALVVFVLWSLDSILVDLAIHQGPTKGSKKVLPKTPKFPIIE from the exons ATGGATCAACATGTTGAGGATGTTCACCATGGGATAAAGATTTGGTCGGAGCAACCGAAAGCCATTACAATTGAAGACATCAGGCTATATTGCCATAAGTTACAGACACATGCAA TGCTTCACGAAGAGGGTGAATACAGTACCAGCAACAATAACCAAGGATGGCAGAAGGTCACCTATGCGAAACGCCAGAGAAAGAACTCGGCGAAGAACTCAGATGCAGGTTTCGATCTGGGAAAATTCCATTTGAATGGATCCGTAGGAGGCGAAAAGTCTAACGTTTTTCAGTCTATTGAACAAAAATCAGAAGAACGCCGTAGAGCCCTAGAAGTTCAGaaggctgctgctgctgctgttgcttcTGCGGGCGCGGTTGTTCCCAGATCGAAACACCATTTTGATGATGATGGGGACGATAGCGATGTTGAAGCATCCGGTGGTGTTGAGAATGGGACCGTTGAGGCTAAGAAGCCTAAGGCGCCCAAGATCACTGTGGCCGATGCGGCTTCCAAGATCGATGCTTCTCATCTCAACGCTTACCTCATTGATGCTACAGCATCGTATGAATCACAGCAGGATATCCAGCTCATGCGTTTTGCCGATTACTTCGGTCGTGCCTTCTCTGGGGTGAGCGCAGCCCAGTTCCCGTGGACGAAGATTTTCAAGGAGTCCCCGGTTGCAAAGATCGTCGATATACCCCTCTCTCACATTTCTGAGGCTGTTTATAAGACGTCAACTGActgg ATCAACCAACGATCTTCTGATGCTCTTGTTGTTTTCGTTTTGTGGTCATTGGATAGCATTCTAGTTGACCTAGCAATTCACCAAGGTCCTACTAAGGGCTCCAAAAAGGTTTTGCCCAAGACTCCAAAATTTCCCATAATTGAATGA
- the LOC122075673 gene encoding uncharacterized protein LOC122075673 — protein MSQDDISPVNPDPLEARVTKIEEMLANLTAMMQAQVGGARPAEVQDQRSRLHSPRVVPHLNVLGVEDNVVIDNSPAMGKSESLKNQELKDKVGRLEHLIRNLKGVEDQIIDTEGLCFFPHVRLPEKFKWTSEKFDGRGDPRTHLRSFIGQLRGGRGFTDEQLGQAFQFSLTGAAHHWLMALDSSLTRTWDDMMKAFTRQYSYNTEIELTRRELETTKQAAGEGFTSYLKRFRDKAAQMWDRSNEREQVGMIVRGLRDPYRKFLFALPILNFDGLIVAAQQVEDAIFQEELPKVDRYATESSSSRRPPQQKSSGVNAIMPTLPFAAPTSSTMVAPFTLEQGTAPPSRPKRQFANLGASLSLVFSRLAKVGLISTIQPRPIPEPKPRWYNPDLFCHYHCQEGHTTDNCFNLKHAIQNLYDAKKFELRPKQPNVTTNPLPNHQSLNALSDDLKEFDPTIFIRRLSIQSDGHVHVVKSDAKHKQIKTVEGEFMKYQSEASETLEMVPYFKNLNGQFIKEVHDSSYSGFSELWLDEISGKELPGFEIFFNCVVDRAES, from the coding sequence ATGAGTCAAGATGACATTTCACCAGTAAATCCTGACCCCTTGGAGGCCCGTGTCACTAAGATTGAGGAGATGTTAGCAAACTTAACTGCGATGATGCAAGCTCAGGTTGGTGGTGCTCGACCGGCAGAAGTTCAAGACCAACGGAGCCGTCTCCATAGTCCTAGGGTTGTTCCTCACCTCAATGTGTTAGGTGTTGAGGATAATGTTGTGATTGACAATAGCCCTGCTATGGGAAAGTCTGAAAGTCTTAAGAACCAAGAGTTGAAGGATAAAGTCGGTCGCCTTGAACACTTGATCAGGAACCTCAAAGGTGTTGAAGATCAAATCATTGATACAGAAGGGTTGTGTTTCTTTCCTCATGTTAGGTTgccagaaaaatttaaatggacctCTGAAAAGTTTGATGGTAGGGGTGATCCCCGTACTCACTTAAGATCTTTTATTGGCCAATTGAGGGGAGGCCGAGGCTTCACGGATGAGCAACTGGGGCAAGCCTTCCAGTTTTCACTGACTGGTGCTGCTCACCATTGGCTAATGGCCCTAGATTCTTCCTTAACCCGCACTTGGGATGACATGATGAAGGCGTTTACTCGCCAATACTCCTATAATACAGAGATAGAATTGACCAGGAGAGAGTTGGAAACAACAAAGCAAGCAGCAGGTGAAGGGTTCACTAGCTATTTGAAAAGGTTTCGGGACAAAGCGGCTCAGATGTGGGATAGGTCCAATGAGAGAGAGCAAGTGGGAATGATAGTGAGAGGACTACGAGACCCATACCGAAAGTTTTTGTTTGCTCTCCCCATCCTCAACTTCGATGGTTTGATAGTCGCGGCACAACAGGTCGAGGATGccatctttcaagaggaactccccAAAGTGGATCGGTATGCAACTGAGTCCAGTAGTAGCAGAAGACCTCCACAACAGAAAAGCTCAGGGGTCAATGCCATAATGCCTACTCTCCCTTTTGCGGCACCAACATCGTCCACAATGGTAGCTCCGTTCACACTAGAGCAAGGGACAGCTCCTCCCAGTCGACCAAAGAGGCAGTTTGCTAATTTGGGTGCATCCCTGAGTTTAGTTTTTAGCAGATTAGCGAAGGTCGGATTGATTTCTACGATCCAACCAAGGCCTATTCCCGAGCCAAAGCCACGTTGGTATAATCCAGACCTATTCTGCCACTATCATTGCCAAGAAGGACATACCACAGATAACTGTTTCAATTTGAAACATGCTATACAGAACCTTTATGATGCTAAAAAGTTTGAGCTCCGACCTAAACAACCTAATGTGACCACAAATCCTCTTCCAAATCACCAATCACTCAATGCTCTTAGTGATGATTTGAAAGAATTTGACCCCACCATCTTTATTAGGCGTCTGTCTATCCAGAGCGACGGGCATGTTCATGTGGTGAAATCGGACGCGAAGCACAAACAGATCAAGACAGTTGAAGGAGAGTTTATGAAGTATCAATCAGAAGCATCTGAGACTCTTGAGATGGTACCCTATTTCAAGAACCTGAATGGTCAATTCATTAAGGAAGTGCATGACTCTTCATACTCTGGGTTTTCAGAACTGTGGCTCGATGAAATATCAGGAAAGGAGTTAccaggttttgagatcttctttaacTGCGTGGTTGATCGGGCAGAGTCTTAA